The genomic interval AAAAGCAAGCACATGGCCAAGTTCAGCATTTTCCCGGTGGGCGCCAAGCATCACCTCCACCCCGGGATTAAGATACTTCTGAATAAATACCTGGCTGGAAGGAAAAGTACGACTTAATTCAGCAAAAGCTTTTTCCACTGCTTTGTCAGTTTCAAGATTTAAAAGTACGCCACCTGCATCAGACTTGTGAACCACATCTTCCGATTCCACTTTCAAGGTTACCGGATAACCGATTTCCGCTGCCGCCGCCAGTGCCCCGGACATATCACTCACCTCACCATTGGCGATAACCGGCAACCCATAAGCATCCAGAAGGCTGAAAGCATCTGACTGGGACATGAACTGGCGGCCAGAAGAGCGGGTCTTATCGATCAACCGGATGGCCACAGACGGGTCAACATCGGCATAGCTCACCGGAGTAGAATCATGCCGCTCTTTCAACTGGGCATAACGGGCCAACGAGGCAGTCACCCGGCCGCCAACTTCAGGCATATCAAAGGTTGGAATACCGGCATCGGCAAAGATTTTCAGGGTTGTTGCCCAACCTTCCTTTTCAGTCATGGCCACCACAATCATCGGTTTAGAGGCATTTTTTGCCACTTCCACCAATCCCCGGGCCACTCCTTCCGTATCAACAAAAAACGGGGTGATAAAATTGACAAAGACGATATCAACATTGGGGTCTTTCATCAAAGTTTCGGCTGCCAGCTGATAATGTTCCGGAGTAGCTGTTGCCAGAACATCCACCGGATTGGCAATTGATGCCTCCGCGTAAAGATTTTCGCGCAAAGTCTCCTGACTGTCCGAAGATAGTTCAGCCATTTCACAACCACGCTCAATAATTTCATCGGTAACAATAATTCCCGGACCGCCGGTGTTGGTAATAATCGCCAGCCGGTTGCCGGTGGCCACCGGCAGGGCCGACAAGGCCCTGGCTGCCTGACACAGCTCTTCCTCATCGTTAAAGGTCAGGATTCCACATTTTTCCAACAACAGGCTGGTAGTTGTATCCACCCCCATCATGCCACCGGTATGGGAAGATACCGCTTTGGCCCCCAGCTTGGTTCGCCCGGTTTTCATTGCCAGAATGGGCTTGTTTTTTGTGATTTCAGCCGCAACCCTGGCAAAACCGGCGGCATCCGACAGGGTTTCAATGTGGAGAAGAATAACCTTGGTTCCTGGGTCATTGCCCCAATATTCAAGGATTTCAGTGGCATTGATATCCGACTGGTTGCCATATGATGCATACATCCGAAAACCGAGTCCCATTTCATACAAACGGTTATTGATAACTTCCCCCACGCCGCCGGACTGGGCCATCACCGAAATAGTCCCGGGAACCATTTTCGTAAAAGTAAAATTACAATAGGCCCGCACTTCAGGATCGGAATTCATCACTCCCTGGCAATTGGGACCAAAAACTCTGATCCCGTATTTTCTGGCAATCACCAGCATTTCCTCTTCGAGCTTAATACCATTAGCCCCGATTTCACGAAAACCAGCAGTGTTAACGATCACCACTTTGACCCCTTTTTGGCCGCATTTCTCAATTTCAGCCAGAACTCGGGTATTCTTAACAATAATGTGCGCTAGATCAACATCAAGTGGCACTTCGGTAATATCTTTATAGGCAACAAAATTTTTGACAAAAGGGGCTTTCGGATTGACGGTGAAAATTGGACCTTTATAGCCACTGTCCACCAGATTCTGGACAATCCGGTAGCCAATGGTCAATTCCCGGTTTGAAGCGCCAATTACCGCTACCGATTTCGGCCTGAATAGTGCATCCAACATTTTCAATCCTCCCCTTTATCTCATTCTATTTTATATTTTTGTTTAAAAAACTATCCTGATACTATCACCTAAGCTGAGCGATTAGCGATTAGCGATTAGCAATTAGCAATTAGCAATTAGCAATTAGCAATTAGCAATTAGCAATTAGCAATTAGCAATTAGCAATTAGCCTTTAATAATCAGAACTTTACGTTGATTAGTAACAACACCCATCGGATGAACATGTATAATATTAAACATCTTGTAATCATTGAGCTAATAGCTAAGTGCTAAAAGCTAATCGCTTAATTCAGGTATCACTATAATGCCGCTAATGGGTGCTGTTTCAGCGCGACATCGTGAGATATGAAATTCTCACAAAACCATCACAAATTCCTGGCTGTCAGGGCAGCCCCAAAGGCACCCATGGTTTGAGGATGAGGGGCAATAACCACCTGGCTTTCGGTCATTTCAGCCATCATTCGGGCAATGATCGGATTGTGAGCAATAACACCCCCCGTCAGCACCACTTTGCCGACAATGGCATCCATTTCCACCACCCGCTTGACCACCGAACGAAACACACCCTTAACAATATCTTCAGGTTTGGCGCCGCGGCGCAGCAATCCAAGGATCTCGGTGCAGCTGAACACGGTACAAAAAGAGCCAATAGTAACTTCATTTTCACTCTTTTCCGCCATCCCATTGAGGCTGCTTAATTCAAGCCCCAGGCGATAGGAAACTTCCTCAATAAAGGCCCCGGTCCCGGCCGCACATTTGCGATTCATGGAAAAGGTTTCCCGCTCACCGGCAGCGTTCACCCGAATAATCTTATTGTCCTGCCCACCGATATCGATGATGGTCAGGGCTTCAGGGTAATAATGATAAGCTCCGGCAGAATGGCAGAGAATCTCCGTACGCATTTCATCGGCAAAAGCCACATTGCGCCGGCCATAACCGGTGGAAACTACTCTTTTGACCTGCTGCCGTTCAACCCCAAGAGATCCAAGAACCTGGCTGAAAACGCTTTCTGCAGCCCCGGCAAAATCAAAACCACTTTTATCTACCGCATCGGCCAAGAGCTTACCTGATGAATCAACAATGGCAACCTTCGTAGTAGTGGAGCCTACATCAACACCAGCAAAAAGCCCCATAGCCATTATATCCGCTCACCCAGCTGTTCAATAAAAGCCTCAATCTTGGTGATTGCCTGCTCTTCTGAATAACAGCGCAGGTCATTGAGATCGCCATCAATGGTTACGAACGGTAAACCGGCTTTTTCCTGCAGCCGCTGGGGCAGACCATAGCGGCAGTTGGTATTAGCAGGACAGGTCTTGGCATCATGAAAAATCACGCCGTCAAAATCGAAGATATCTTTCATCTTGATATAATAGTCTTCTTTATAATCATCATCACGAACGATAAACAGCTCGGTATAAGCACGGGCCATGGAATCCCAAGGATCATTTCCGTCCAAAGCAGTAAAAATCCAGCTATTACAATAAGTTGAAGCTATAACATTGGTTTTTAAGCGCAAAAACATTTCAGCATTTTCCCGCAGCTTGCCCCAGATGGGCATCCCTTCCCAATAAATCCTGAATTTCTCACCCGGAACCGCGGCTACTCCTTCATCTACCCAGCCCCGCAATTCCTCCAGCAGAGTTTCATAGTAATCAATCGCTATCTGGGTCCCACGCGCCACCACCGCCGGCCCCATGTGAATGGTACCATCAAAAAAGGTCAGGGGGCTGGGCTTGTTGTTCGCCATTTCCAAAACTTCTTTCCAGAGATCAGAACATTTACGGGACATCCAGACGGTTTCCGCCAGTTTATCCATATCCAGTTTATTGCCGGTGATCGCCGTCAGATCAGCCGCCAGCTTTTTAAACTGCCCGGAAATCCCCAGTATGTGGGTTTTTGTAACTTCGCCAACGTTGACATAACTCTCAATCCCCAGGCAGGGAACATCCCAGCGGCGGGCATACCACTCAAACCAGTCCTTAACGTCACGACACTGATTGGTATTATAAACCAACACATCCGGTTTAGGGATAGACTCAATCCCATAAATTTTAGTCAGGGGGGTAAAACCCTTCAAATACGCGCCGACATCTGCGGTCAGGTAGGAGCAGATTTCCGGAGAATAACCGGCGGCATTAGCAACTGGGATATAATCGGTCGCCGTCCTGGTTGCCCCGAGAATAGCAGAATGATTCTCCGGGAAATAAACGAGGAAACCCATGGCCCGCAACAACTCCGCCGGTCCGACACTGGTACACCAGGCAACTTTGGGATTCCCGGACTTCACTGCCGCATCTATCTCATAAAAGTGATCTGCCATCACTTTCTTCATTAATTTTGCGGTTTTTAACCTTCTTATTTCTGCCATTGATTATCTCCTTTTAGGGAATATATTTCTAAAATAGCCGATCCATTAAACGAACCACATCGGCTTCGGAAAAGCAATATATATACCATAGTAAAGGAAACGGTGTAAGGTATAGGGTGCAAGGTTAGCAATTCTAATTACGGAGCCTAATGGGGTTCAGAACTGAAAATTGACAGTTTCAGCCAACGTGATTTCGATACGTTACACGTCACTGGAATCGCCTCAAAAGTCATAATTAGAATTGCTGGTGCAAGGTGTTTTCCTTATACCGTAAACCGTACACCGTACATCATTAGATGTCTCTGAAAAAACAATCGTGAGGCTGAGATATAATCAGGACAGATTACGACCAAGATCAGGAGCGATAAAAATTAAACCAAAAACCGTAAATTTTAACCGAAAGGCCAGCGAGAAAGGGGAAGGGAATTTTATGAGGACTCAGGATAAATTATTTCACCTGAATGACGAAAATTATAGCCGCGAAACATCTCAGTTCTCAGCGTCAGTTTTTCCGGTTCAAGCAAAGAAAAGAAATCTTTGATCGGATGGGCAACAAAGCCATCTTTTAAGGTCACCAGATCAAATCTTTCCTCAACCAGGGGAATAAAATGTAAACCCAGCAGATCAGCCACATACTCAATTCCCACCCCGACATCGGCATCATTTCTCAGGATTGTCAGGCCAACTTCCATATGCGTCACCTTTTCACGTTGATAGCCATTTACCTGAGATGGTGAAAGCCCCTCTTTTACCAACTGATAATCAAGGATATAACGGGTTCCGGAACCATCGTTGCGGTTGATAAAGAGAATATCCCGGCGGGCTAAATCACTGATTCCCTCTATCCCCAAAGGATTATCTTTCGCCACCAGCAAACCCTGCCGGCGATAGGCCAGGTTAACCACCAGGTATGGTTTGGCATGCAAATGGACGGCTGCATAAGGAAGATTATATTCACCGGTGGGTGGGTGAAAAAGGTGTACCCCGGCAATCTGGGATTTACCGGCAGCCAGGGAAAGAAGTCCCCGTTTGCTCCCAAGAGCTGCATGAAAAACAAGATGCCGGGGGAAATGAATCCGGTTAAATTCTTCAATCAAGCTCAAGAGCAAGGGGTCATCACTACCGGCCAAAAGGATATTTTTCGCCAGCGCTGTCTGTTCTTCCAGCCAGCGGTTAATTTGTTCACGGGGGAAAAGCCATTTACCAACAACCCGGGTACAGGGAATACTGCCCTCCCGAATCAACCGATAAACCTTTTTTTCATTAATTTTCAGGAAAGCTGCCACCTCCCTGGTGGTCAGTAATTTCTTGTCATTCATCTATAAAGGTTCCGGTCAGCGCTTACCGACAATTTCATACTCATCGCGATGTAAATGATCATCTTTTCTGATGGTTATCTTTTTCTCCAGCTCATATTCCAGAGAATCCATGGTAAGACTTTCCATGTCATAAAGATAATCTGCAACCTCAGGGCTGACCTTTACCACCAGCTCCAGGATTTCCTCTGCATAGGAATAGCTTTTTATTTCCCGAATAATTTCATAAGTAACCGTATTTATAGATTTTATAAATCCCCGACCATCACAATAAGGACAGTCATCGCAAAGAACCCGCACCAAGTTGTCACGGGTGCGCTCACGGGTCATTTCCACCATTCCCAATTCAGAAATTTTTAATACATGAGCCTTGGCTTTATCCCTTTTCAGAGATTCTCCCAGAACATCATAGACCCGTTCCCGATGTTTTCTATCCTCCATGTCAATAAAATCAATAATTATGATGCCGCCGATATTCCGCAGGCGGAGTTGAAAGGCTATCTCCTTTGCTGCCTCGAGATTGGTTTTCAGGATGGTATCTTCCAGATTCCGTTTACCGACATAGCGCCCGGTATTGACATCTATGGCCGTCAGAGCCTCTGTTGTTTCAATAATGATCGAGCCTCCTGATTTCAGCCAGACCTTCTTATCCAGGGCTTTATTGACCTCCATTTCCACATCATAAGCCTGGAATAAAGGCTGCACTCCCCGATATAATTCAAGAGAACAATCCATCCCGGGAAAGAAGGTCGAAACAAAATTTTTCAGCTGCTGATATTCACTTTCCGAGTCAATCAACAGGCGGTCAATATCGGCAGAATAGAGGTCACGGATAAGCCGCTGCGGCAAGCTTAAATCCTGATAAATGAGAGACGGCGCCGGGTTATTTTCATACTTCACCTGGATATTGCGCCAAAGCTTCAGCAAAAAATCCAGGTCATGGATCAAGGCCTGTTTATCTTTGCATTCGCTGGCAGTTCTGACAATCACTCCCATATCCGCGGGCTTGACGGACATCACCAGTTCCTTGAGGCGCTGGCGTTCTTCTTCATCAATAATTTTACGGGAGATACCGACATTATTCACCGTTGGCAATAAAACCAGGTACCTGCCGGCCAGGGAGCTGTAAGTGGTAATACGGGCACCTTTGGTACTTATGGGCTCACGGGAAACCCGTACCAGAATATCCTGACCTTCCTGCAGCAGATCGCCGATCTGGCGGTCAGGAGCAATCCGCCCATCGGCAGAATCATCCCCAAAAGGCAAGAGTTCTCCTTCCTGATCAGCAAACACGGTAGAAGATTCATGGCTTTGACAGACATCTGAAACATAGAGATAGGCGGCTTTCTCCAGGCCGATATCAACAAATGCCGCATCCATCCCCGGTAATACCTTCACCACTTTTCCCTTATAAATATTGCCGACAATTCCCAGGTCCCGGCTACGCTCATAGAAAAGCTCGGCCAAAACCCTGTTTTCCATCAAGGCCACCCGGGTTTCGGTTTTCGTGACATTCATTAACAGTTCGGCTGACATGCAACCTCCTCATTGTCAGGTTCAAGGAGATAACTTCTTCGTTTTATCACCGTGTACCCATCAGTCACCCGCTCACAACTTCCCAGCAGGACTGAAACAAAATCAAAGATATTTGGGTTCCTGCCGTCCACCACCCTGAGGGTCACCAGCAGAGAAACGGCATCCAACATTTCAACTGCCTGCAGATGCGGGGCAAAGTCAAGGGTAATTTTCTTCCCCTTTTTCCGCCGGACAAAAACCAGTGAAGTTGATTCCCGGCCCCGGGCAAGAAATTCCGGCAGCCGTTCTCGCAGTTCAGGATCCTCAAACGTAACCTGATACTGACAGGACTGCAAACGTTGACTGATGGCCGGCAGCCCGGCCGGCAGGACCTGACAATTAATTAATTCCAGGCCCACCGGCATGTAAGATGCCCATTGCGATGAAAGGCTGCTTGAAGTTACCGGTTTGAGAGCAAGAAACTCCATGAACTCCTCCTCACTGCTCAACCCCAGAGGCAACGCATGAGCAAAGGTCAGCCGGGGATGGGGATGAAATCCCTGGGAATAGGCCAGGGGAACACCCAAACGCTGTAATCCCCGGATGAACAAGGTCACCATTTCCAGGTGGGAGAGGAAGGTCAACCGGCCACCGCGTCGATAGGACAAGAGATACTTCCATCTTTCCCCTGAAGCTGGTTTCTCCTGCAAGGCCGCACTGGTTACTGTTGTGGGTCCGGCATCAGGCTGAATTTTCAGACTTATGCCGGTCGATTCATGACACACCCCACATCCCTGACAACCACTGGTCCGACAATCAGGTGTTGTTTCCTGCCTAAGGGCCTTTTCTCGTTCGGACAACAAAAAAGATGGATCAACCCCAACGTTTATATGCCCCCATGGCAAAGTATCCTCTATCGTGAAAGTACGAGATACCTGCTGTTCCAGATCAATCCCAAAATGGGAAAAAGCCTGCTGCCAGCCGGCATAGAAAAACTTGTCAGTCCAGGCATCAAAGCTGCATCCATTGCGATAGGCCGCACATAAAACCGGCCATAAGCGTCGATCGCCGCGACTGAATATCCCTTCCAGCTGGCTTACCTTTCCATCATGCCATTTCAGTTGCAGCCGTCTGGAGACAGATTTAATCCGCTTGAAAAGAAATTGCTGCCGGCGTTTGGTTTCTTCAAGGCTGATCTGCGTCTCCCACTGAAACGGGGTATGTGATTTGGGCACAAAGGTGGAAACGGAAATAGTAATCCGTTGCCGTTTATTTTTTGCCCGCCCCAGGGCTTTGAGACATAAATCAATAATCCCCTGCAAATCTTCATCTGTTTCGGTAGGCAGGCCAATCATAAAATAAAATTTCAGCAGATCCCAGCCATTATTAAACAGAGCTTCCACTGTTTCCAGAATATCCTCTTCTGTCAGACCCTTGTTAATCACATCCCGAAGACGCTGGGTCCCGGCCTCAGGAGCAATGGTAAAACCACCATGACGGCCACCCTTCAATGCCTGCAGCAACTCTTCGGTCAAACAGCCAGCCCGCACTGAAGGAAACGAAAGGTTTACCGGCTCCCCGGCAAATTCAGCTTTCAAGCCGCTAACCAAAGGTAAAAGCTGGCTGTAATCACCAACGCTCAAGGAAAGCAGCGACAGATCATCAATACCTGTCTGTTCCCGGCAATCTCTGGCTCCGGCCAGCAATTCTTTAACGGTTCGTTCCCGTAGCGGCCGATAAATCATCCCGGCCTGGCAAAAACGGCAGCCACGGGTACAGCCACGGGAAATTTCCAGGGCCAATCGATCATGGACGACATTGATCAATGGTACCGGCGGAGACACCGGCAGTGGTTCCTGAGATATATCCCGGAAGATACGCCGCCGCACCTGATCATAGCCTGATTTCAGAGACGTTATGCTATCCAGGCGATCATTTTTCCAGGTCATGGAAAAAAAGGCGGGAATATACACCCCTTCGATGCCGGACAGTTCATGCAGCAAATCCTTTTTGCCGAGCTGCCTCTTTTTTGCTGCCAGAACTGCCTGGGCAATTTGCGGAAAAGCTTCCTCGCCATCACCCACCAGGATGGCATCAAACAAAGGGGCTACCGGTTCCGGGTTCACCATGCTGGGACCACCGGCAATAATCAAAGGAAAACCCGGACGATCTTCTGCCGCCAGGGGAATTCCGGCCAGGTCAAGCATGGCCAGAACATTAGTGTACGACATCTCGTACTGGAGAGAAAAACCAACCAGATCAAACTGACCCAAAGGAGTTTGACTTTCAAGGGAAAAAAGCGGGGTCCGAAACTTTTTCAGGTTGGCGGCAAAATCATCCCAGGGAGCAAAAACCCTCTCACAGTAAAGATCATCCCGGCGGTTCAGCAACTGGTACAACAGCAGAAAACCGTAGTGGGACATGCCGATTTCATAGACATCGGGAAAAGTAAGAGCAAGATGCAGCTGCTCAGGTCGTCTATCCTTATGAACCGCGTTTATTTCATGGTTCAGGTAGCGCCCCGGCCGGTTAACGCCGGCCAGAAGTTTATAGTCCATAGGATTCCCGGAACCAGGCAACCCCACGGGTGATATCCGCGGGATTATGGGGTTCGAAGGTATAAGCCCGGGGTTCAATCTTCAAGGTTGAAATTTCCCTTTTGAATGCGGCAAAGTCAATCAAACCATCGCCTGGCACCAGGTGATCATCAAAGCTGCCGCGATTGTCATGGAGATGAAAGGAAAAAATACGATCTCGCAATAAAGACAGCCACTCATTAAGGTCCACGGTTCCAAAAAGATTCCAATGGCCAATATCAAAGCAACAGCCAAATCTTGGAGAATCCACTGCATCCATCAACATTTTCAAACCGATGGGTGAGGTTTCAAAAATATTTTCCACCGCTATGTACGTATCTGCCTTTTCCGCTTCTTCCACCAGCGGTTCCCAGAAACGCCTGCTGTTTTCAAGCCACATGGACATATTCAGCGCATATTTCCAGCGGTCGTAACCGGAATGAAAAACCACAACCCGGGGATGTAATACTTTCGCCAGTTTCAGTGCCTGTTGAAATCTCTTCCTGGTTGCATTCACCACCTGGGGATCAAATCCTCCCGGTGAGAGGTCAATAAACGGCCCATGCATGGTGCAGGGCAGCTGCAAATCCCGCATCCGTTCAACCAGGGGCATCAATACCGACAGATCATCACATTGCTGTAAGTCAGGAGCAGGAGTATAAATTTCCGGGCCGACCCCNNNNNNNNNNNNNNNNNNNNNNNNNNNNNNNNNNNNNNNNNNNNNNNNNNNNNNNNNNNNNNNNNNNNNNNNNNNNNNNNNNNNNNNNNNNNNNNNNNNNAGACCAAGCTTTGAAACGCCTCTTTACGTCCGGTGTATTTCTCCCGCATCTGGGGTTTCATCAATTTACCGGTCGGGTTGCGCATCACTTGATCAAACTTCACAACCCGAGGCAGTTTATAGGTTGCAATCCGGGTTTTGGCAAATTCAAGCAGCTCTTCCTCGGTCATGCTGCACCCCTCTTTAAGCTGGATAATGGCCATGACCACCTCAACCAGACGCTCGTCCGGAGACCCGATACAGGCGACATCATCAATATCGGAATGTTCCATCAAAGCGTCTTCAATCTCCACCGGAAAGATATTTTCACCACCACTGGTAATCATATCTTTCTTACGATCGACAATATAGTAGTAACCATCGGCATCGGTCTTCAAAAGATCGCCGGTATGAAGCCAGCCATCCTTCAGGCTCTCAGAGGTCATCTCAGGATTACCAAAATAGCCCTTCATCATCCGGGGAGTCTTGAAAATCAACTCGCCAACCTTTTCCGGTCCAACCTCCTTGCCTTCAAAATCCACCAGCCGGGCATCAACCCCGAAAGTCGGTTTGCCGATAGAGCCGGGGCGTTCCAGAACTTCCTCGGGATAGAGATTGAAGCTGCCTCCCCCGCCACCTTCGGTAATACCGTAGATATTGGAAACCCCGCAAGGCAGAATATCTACCAACCGTTTCATCACCTCAAAAGGCACCGGCTGAGCCCCGATCTCCATATATTTCCAAGCCGAGAGATCATAATCTTCCAACTTGATATCTCCTTTATCGATGGCATTAAGAATAGCTACCGCGATCGGCACAACAAAAAGAACATCGGTAGCCTTTTCTTCAGCCAGGGCTTCGATAATCCATTTGGGGTCTTTTAAATCACGCAGAATCGTTCCGGTGGCTCCAGTGGCATAAAAAGGAGCCCAGAGAAACATTGTCCCACTGTGGTAGAGGGGTAAAAAGAAAAGATAGTTATCATTCTTTTCGACAAAATAGCTCATACCGTTACCAATAGCGGTATTGTTCAGGGAGAAGTGACTGTGGAGCACCGGTTTCGGCTTTCCGGTAGTTCCGGAGGTGAACATCATCGCCAGATCAGCCTCACTCTCAACCTCAACCAGGGCCTCAGATATATCATCATATGCAGCCAAGTCGCGAAAATCAACCATCTTCTCGCCAAGCTTCTCGCCGACACAGATAAAATGCTTGACCGTTGTCAACTCTTCCCGAACCGGTTCCACCACCGGCAGAAACTCGGAACCAAAAATAAAAGCCTTGGGGTTTGAAACTTCGGCCGCAAACTTAATATCATTTCCGACAAAACGAAAATTAAGCGGTACCACGACAGCCCCGAGCTTGATGATAGCATAGTAGCTGACCAGCCATTCAAGACTGTTATTCTGCAGGTGCATTACATAATCGCCTTGTTTGATACCAAGCTCTTTATTGAGATAGTTGGCGACCCGGTTAATCGACTGATTAAATTCCTTCCAGGTAAAGGTTCGCCGCTCACCGGTCGCCGGGGTACGCTCAATTAAACAGATTTTTTCCGGCAGGTTATGGGCATGCAGGCAGGCATAGTTGGCATAATTCATTGTTTACATACTCCTTGTTCTTAAAAAATTAAATGAGTCAGCTACATAAATACTTATCTTAAGCAAAGCACAAAATGCAATAATCGTGCCATATACAATAGAACTTCTTATCGGCAAAACATCATCCATGTTAAACAAACCGATGAATAGACAGGAAGTACAATTTCAAAGATTCGGCCAACCGAGCTATAACTGCACATTAGGCTGAAGGCCAATAAAGTGAATTCATCTTCACCTGGTGGCAGGTCAATTTTCACCACAGATTGAGAACGTGACATAACCGGCACCAGCTATCATATTCCCAATCTGGGAATTCAGAATATATTTTTAATATTTCATAATATGTTGCTTTACCATATGTCAAGAAAAACCCATTACTGTAGGAATTACACATTTACAAAAGTCAATAACGGCTGTCACTGCCCACAGTCTGGGATGTAATTCTATTCCGTCTTCCGCAACATCACCAAATCGTCATCCAGGCCATGGCGTAACAGGTCCAGGCGTGGTGACATGGGAACCAGGTGTTCCGCTGGCACATGCATGAGGCGAAAGGGGAAAAGGCTTGTGCTGTCAAGCAGGTCCTTGATCGCGGCAGAACCGTTGGAGCGCGCGTACAGGGAAGCTTCAATAAGCCAGGAGATAAGTCTGGGATCGTCTATGGAGTATGTGAGCCCCTGGCTGTAGATGCCCTTCTTTTTGGTCTCGTTTAAAACTTCCCAATCGATGAAAGACCGGATGACGCGCCGCGCCGCTCTTGAAACAGTTTCTCGTTCTCCATATTGCTCGCGGACCCGCCGCTGTATCTGGCTTGCAGCTACACCCTCTTGAAGCCGAAGCAGAC from Pseudomonadota bacterium carries:
- a CDS encoding sugar phosphate isomerase/epimerase family protein; its protein translation is GVGPEIYTPAPDLQQCDDLSVLMPLVERMRDLQLPCTMHGPFIDLSPGGFDPQVVNATRKRFQQALKLAKVLHPRVVVFHSGYDRWKYALNMSMWLENSRRFWEPLVEEAEKADTYIAVENIFETSPIGLKMLMDAVDSPRFGCCFDIGHWNLFGTVDLNEWLSLLRDRIFSFHLHDNRGSFDDHLVPGDGLIDFAAFKREISTLKIEPRAYTFEPHNPADITRGVAWFRESYGL
- a CDS encoding AMP-binding protein; this encodes MNYANYACLHAHNLPEKICLIERTPATGERRTFTWKEFNQSINRVANYLNKELGIKQGDYVMHLQNNSLEWLVSYYAIIKLGAVVVPLNFRFVGNDIKFAAEVSNPKAFIFGSEFLPVVEPVREELTTVKHFICVGEKLGEKMVDFRDLAAYDDISEALVEVESEADLAMMFTSGTTGKPKPVLHSHFSLNNTAIGNGMSYFVEKNDNYLFFLPLYHSGTMFLWAPFYATGATGTILRDLKDPKWIIEALAEEKATDVLFVVPIAVAILNAIDKGDIKLEDYDLSAWKYMEIGAQPVPFEVMKRLVDILPCGVSNIYGITEGGGGGSFNLYPEEVLERPGSIGKPTFGVDARLVDFEGKEVGPEKVGELIFKTPRMMKGYFGNPEMTSESLKDGWLHTGDLLKTDADGYYYIVDRKKDMITSGGENIFPVEIEDALMEHSDIDDVACIGSPDERLVEVVMAIIQLKEGCSMTEEELLEFAKTRIATYKLPRVVKFDQVMRNPTGKLMKPQMREKYTGRKEAFQSLV
- a CDS encoding TIGR03960 family B12-binding radical SAM protein; amino-acid sequence: MDYKLLAGVNRPGRYLNHEINAVHKDRRPEQLHLALTFPDVYEIGMSHYGFLLLYQLLNRRDDLYCERVFAPWDDFAANLKKFRTPLFSLESQTPLGQFDLVGFSLQYEMSYTNVLAMLDLAGIPLAAEDRPGFPLIIAGGPSMVNPEPVAPLFDAILVGDGEEAFPQIAQAVLAAKKRQLGKKDLLHELSGIEGVYIPAFFSMTWKNDRLDSITSLKSGYDQVRRRIFRDISQEPLPVSPPVPLINVVHDRLALEISRGCTRGCRFCQAGMIYRPLRERTVKELLAGARDCREQTGIDDLSLLSLSVGDYSQLLPLVSGLKAEFAGEPVNLSFPSVRAGCLTEELLQALKGGRHGGFTIAPEAGTQRLRDVINKGLTEEDILETVEALFNNGWDLLKFYFMIGLPTETDEDLQGIIDLCLKALGRAKNKRQRITISVSTFVPKSHTPFQWETQISLEETKRRQQFLFKRIKSVSRRLQLKWHDGKVSQLEGIFSRGDRRLWPVLCAAYRNGCSFDAWTDKFFYAGWQQAFSHFGIDLEQQVSRTFTIEDTLPWGHINVGVDPSFLLSEREKALRQETTPDCRTSGCQGCGVCHESTGISLKIQPDAGPTTVTSAALQEKPASGERWKYLLSYRRGGRLTFLSHLEMVTLFIRGLQRLGVPLAYSQGFHPHPRLTFAHALPLGLSSEEEFMEFLALKPVTSSSLSSQWASYMPVGLELINCQVLPAGLPAISQRLQSCQYQVTFEDPELRERLPEFLARGRESTSLVFVRRKKGKKITLDFAPHLQAVEMLDAVSLLVTLRVVDGRNPNIFDFVSVLLGSCERVTDGYTVIKRRSYLLEPDNEEVACQPNC